One segment of Rhodopirellula baltica SH 1 DNA contains the following:
- a CDS encoding SMP-30/gluconolactonase/LRE family protein, translating into MKPQLVLVTSLLCFTANMVVAQDVTHSFLACGQKTYIMGADGEASWTYPSATRDGYVLDDGTIILTLNKSKRHRGGAVVRIAPDGKETLIWKGTQSEVNSAHPTADGTFVITEAGDNPRLLEISSTGKVILEFPLACQKKNHHMQTRMARKLADGTYLAPHLFDFAVFHYSPEGEVLGKLDTTVPGDSDHEIHTWPFTAIRHGEGQTLVCCTHGNRVIDFDSDGNVVWTLTNEDLPGKWLQDPCGAQLLPNGNLVITSYAGGRADVNAPKLFEVTRDKEVVWTYSDGQKVGIHNFQILTTNGEEIAGPVLK; encoded by the coding sequence ATGAAACCACAACTCGTTCTTGTAACTTCCCTACTTTGCTTCACCGCCAACATGGTGGTGGCGCAAGACGTCACTCACAGTTTTCTGGCGTGCGGCCAGAAGACATACATCATGGGGGCCGATGGGGAAGCAAGCTGGACATATCCGTCCGCCACTCGCGATGGTTACGTGCTCGACGACGGCACAATCATTTTGACGTTGAACAAATCCAAACGTCATCGTGGAGGAGCCGTCGTTCGCATCGCTCCCGATGGAAAGGAGACATTGATTTGGAAAGGCACCCAAAGCGAAGTCAACAGTGCCCACCCAACCGCCGACGGAACGTTTGTCATCACGGAAGCGGGCGACAACCCCAGACTGCTCGAGATCAGCAGCACCGGAAAGGTGATTCTCGAATTCCCGCTCGCGTGTCAAAAGAAAAATCATCACATGCAAACACGCATGGCTCGCAAACTTGCCGATGGCACCTATCTTGCCCCGCACCTTTTTGACTTTGCCGTGTTCCACTATTCGCCTGAAGGTGAGGTCCTGGGCAAATTGGACACCACCGTTCCAGGCGACAGCGATCACGAAATTCACACTTGGCCGTTCACTGCGATTCGCCATGGCGAGGGACAGACACTCGTCTGTTGCACTCATGGCAATCGAGTGATCGACTTTGACTCAGACGGCAACGTGGTCTGGACGTTGACCAACGAGGACCTTCCCGGCAAATGGCTGCAAGATCCTTGTGGAGCTCAACTGCTTCCCAATGGCAACCTTGTCATCACCAGCTACGCCGGCGGGCGAGCGGATGTGAATGCCCCAAAACTGTTTGAAGTGACCCGAGACAAAGAAGTGGTGTGGACCTACAGCGACGGACAAAAGGTTGGCATCCACAACTTCCAAATCCTCACCACCAACGGGGAAGAAATCGCAGGGCCGGTGCTCAAGTGA
- a CDS encoding sulfatase family protein, translating to MCVCLMQGFCVAAPPNFVVIFTDDQGYEDVGCFGSPDIRTPRLDAMAKGGMKFTSFYAQPICGPSRAALMTGCYPMRVAERGHTKQIHPILHEDEVTIAEVLKTKGYASACFGKWDLAKHAQSGFFSDLLPTGQGFDYFYGTPTSNDRVANLYRNEELIEPESDMATLTRRYTDEAISFIEKNQNQPFFVYIPHTMPHTRLDASKDFKGKSKRGLYGDVIEEIDFNVGRILDSLNELNLADNTYVLFTSDNGPWLVKNKGHADGHRLGDHGGSAGPLRSGKVSTFEGGVRVPAILWAPGKVPAGTVCDSIATTMDVMPTLAALAGAEIPTDRVIDGEDIRHLFHGEFDKADPDKAFFYYLRVHLQAVRQGKWKLHLPREKEPVGAAPFGRNAHIAPKDRIGFKQPFLVDLDNDLGETTNVAAENPEVVERLLGLAESMRDDLGDYDRVGENMRFFDPLDVRPTKPPVPAPPARKGQPSHSNK from the coding sequence ATGTGCGTTTGTTTGATGCAGGGATTCTGTGTCGCCGCTCCACCTAACTTCGTTGTCATCTTCACCGATGACCAAGGCTACGAGGACGTCGGGTGCTTTGGCTCGCCCGACATCCGGACGCCGCGTTTGGATGCGATGGCAAAGGGGGGCATGAAGTTCACCAGCTTCTATGCTCAACCGATCTGCGGACCATCGCGAGCCGCTTTGATGACCGGATGCTATCCGATGCGGGTGGCGGAACGAGGTCACACCAAGCAGATCCATCCGATTCTGCACGAAGACGAAGTCACCATCGCGGAAGTGCTGAAAACAAAGGGCTACGCCTCCGCTTGCTTTGGAAAATGGGACCTCGCCAAACACGCACAGTCTGGCTTCTTCTCGGACTTGCTGCCAACCGGCCAGGGATTCGACTACTTCTACGGAACGCCCACCAGCAACGACCGTGTGGCGAACCTCTATCGCAACGAAGAGCTAATCGAACCGGAATCCGACATGGCCACGTTGACTCGGCGCTACACCGACGAAGCCATCTCGTTCATCGAAAAGAATCAGAACCAGCCATTCTTTGTTTACATCCCTCACACGATGCCACACACGCGGCTGGATGCATCCAAAGATTTCAAAGGCAAAAGCAAGCGTGGCCTGTACGGCGACGTCATCGAAGAAATTGACTTCAACGTTGGCAGGATCCTGGACTCGCTCAACGAATTGAATCTCGCTGACAACACCTATGTGCTGTTCACCAGCGACAACGGCCCTTGGTTGGTCAAGAACAAAGGTCACGCGGACGGGCATCGACTAGGTGACCACGGTGGATCCGCCGGTCCACTTCGAAGCGGCAAGGTATCAACCTTTGAAGGCGGTGTTCGTGTCCCCGCGATTCTTTGGGCACCGGGCAAGGTCCCCGCGGGAACCGTTTGCGATTCCATCGCGACGACCATGGATGTGATGCCAACTTTGGCCGCTCTCGCCGGTGCCGAAATCCCAACCGACCGAGTGATCGATGGGGAAGACATTCGGCATCTCTTCCACGGTGAATTTGACAAAGCCGATCCTGACAAAGCTTTCTTCTACTACTTGCGAGTCCACCTGCAGGCCGTTCGCCAAGGCAAATGGAAACTCCACTTGCCTCGCGAGAAAGAGCCTGTCGGAGCCGCTCCGTTCGGTCGCAACGCCCACATCGCTCCGAAAGATCGAATAGGCTTCAAGCAACCTTTCTTGGTTGACCTGGACAACGATTTGGGCGAAACCACGAACGTGGCAGCGGAGAATCCAGAGGTCGTTGAAAGACTGCTCGGCCTGGCCGAATCAATGCGAGATGACCTGGGCGATTACGATCGAGTCGGAGAGAACATGCGGTTCTTCGATCCACTGGATGTTCGCCCGACAAAACCGCCCGTCCCAGCTCCTCCCGCACGCAAGGGTCAGCCTTCACATTCGAACAAATGA
- a CDS encoding sulfatase family protein — protein sequence MKHCIDSLAIAIVAVVFLGSFTEAHADDRPNIILLLADDLGYGDLSCFGSPAVKTPHLDRLASEGLKCNRFYAGSAVCSPTRASVLTGRYPLRFGITKHFNDRNGWLPESATTVAELLKDAGYNTAHIGKWHLGGLHVDEPGKRLTNQPGPRQHGFDFYQTQIEQQPLRGQMGRDKTLFRKGGTVLLRNDQRISQDDPYYHKHFTDANGDFAVEMIEKLSSEEDPFFINMWWLVPHKPYEPAPEPHWSDTAADDITDDQHRFRSMVQHMDAKVGAILRKLDELKIADNTLVLFTSDNGAAFEGFIHDLKGGKTELHDGGIRVPMIVRWPDAIPAGQTSQTFSHTNDLLPTFCDAASVQLPSDLPLDGLSLLSHWKGGTPPSQVERGTVFWQLDLYKSLQRHYPKPKPYATEVVMRGNWKLLAFKGKPVELFDVGADPNEKRNVLAEHPELVASLSAQLKDWLNEPRVTK from the coding sequence ATGAAACACTGCATTGATTCGTTGGCCATCGCCATTGTTGCCGTTGTCTTTCTAGGCAGTTTTACGGAAGCCCACGCTGACGATCGTCCCAATATCATTCTGTTGCTTGCGGATGACCTTGGTTATGGAGACCTGTCCTGCTTTGGAAGCCCCGCTGTCAAAACGCCTCACTTGGACCGCCTTGCCAGTGAAGGATTGAAGTGCAATCGCTTTTACGCAGGTTCGGCTGTTTGTTCTCCGACGCGAGCCTCCGTGTTGACCGGGCGCTATCCCCTTCGGTTTGGAATCACCAAGCACTTCAATGACCGGAACGGATGGCTGCCCGAATCAGCGACGACGGTGGCCGAACTTTTGAAAGACGCGGGTTACAACACGGCGCACATCGGCAAGTGGCATCTCGGTGGACTGCATGTGGACGAACCTGGCAAGCGACTGACCAACCAGCCCGGCCCCCGCCAACACGGGTTCGATTTCTATCAAACGCAGATCGAGCAGCAGCCTCTTCGAGGTCAGATGGGGCGTGACAAAACCCTGTTCCGAAAAGGTGGAACGGTCCTTCTTCGAAACGACCAACGGATCAGCCAAGACGACCCGTACTATCACAAACACTTCACGGATGCCAACGGAGACTTCGCGGTCGAAATGATCGAAAAGTTGTCAAGCGAGGAAGATCCTTTCTTCATCAACATGTGGTGGCTCGTTCCTCACAAACCCTATGAGCCTGCTCCCGAGCCGCATTGGTCCGACACCGCCGCAGACGACATCACCGACGATCAACATCGCTTCCGCTCGATGGTGCAGCACATGGACGCCAAGGTCGGTGCGATCCTGCGAAAGCTCGATGAACTAAAAATCGCCGACAACACGCTGGTCCTCTTCACCAGCGACAACGGCGCGGCGTTTGAAGGTTTCATTCATGATTTGAAGGGCGGAAAGACGGAACTGCACGATGGCGGAATTCGCGTGCCGATGATCGTTCGCTGGCCAGATGCCATTCCAGCGGGTCAAACATCGCAGACGTTTAGCCACACGAACGATTTGTTGCCAACCTTTTGCGACGCCGCCTCCGTCCAGCTCCCGAGCGATTTGCCTTTGGATGGATTGAGTTTGCTATCGCATTGGAAGGGCGGGACTCCACCGAGCCAGGTAGAACGCGGGACGGTGTTCTGGCAGTTGGATCTCTACAAGAGTCTTCAACGCCACTATCCCAAACCCAAGCCCTACGCGACCGAAGTGGTGATGCGGGGAAACTGGAAGTTGCTCGCGTTCAAGGGCAAACCGGTCGAGCTGTTTGACGTGGGGGCGGACCCCAACGAGAAACGAAATGTGCTGGCCGAGCATCCTGAACTGGTCGCGTCCCTGAGTGCTCAACTCAAGGACTGGCTCAACGAGCCACGCGTGACCAAGTGA
- a CDS encoding 3-keto-disaccharide hydrolase has translation MFVSASVNPAFASDNTVASTLGQQPPEDAAVLFDGSGLDAWKPFSWQWINPNDDQQEVQWKIVDGEAMEIAFEIEGKRRKQFLCTKQTFGDYQLHLEFQLPDGDSGNSGIFFGPMYELQILNTAGKDRPGLGDCGAIYQIRAPDVNAALGPGQWQTVDLEYQAAQIGKNGFMTENGAARVTVRLNGTLIHDDFKLSLRRNKYAAFPEEPTSPIVLQEHGSKVKFRNIWLVEQPSQPAIAK, from the coding sequence ATGTTCGTCTCTGCATCGGTGAACCCGGCGTTCGCATCGGACAACACGGTTGCATCGACACTTGGTCAGCAACCGCCTGAGGATGCCGCCGTTTTGTTTGACGGCTCGGGGCTGGATGCCTGGAAACCGTTTTCGTGGCAGTGGATCAATCCCAACGACGACCAGCAAGAAGTGCAATGGAAGATCGTGGACGGCGAGGCGATGGAGATCGCGTTTGAAATCGAAGGCAAACGCCGAAAGCAGTTTCTTTGCACCAAGCAAACGTTTGGCGACTATCAATTGCATTTGGAATTTCAACTTCCCGATGGCGATAGCGGCAACAGCGGGATCTTCTTCGGGCCGATGTACGAACTGCAAATCCTCAACACCGCGGGCAAAGATCGTCCTGGACTGGGCGACTGCGGTGCGATCTACCAAATCCGGGCCCCCGACGTGAACGCAGCACTGGGGCCGGGCCAATGGCAAACGGTGGACCTGGAATATCAAGCGGCCCAGATCGGTAAGAACGGGTTCATGACGGAAAACGGTGCTGCTCGTGTCACCGTGCGACTCAATGGAACGTTGATTCACGATGACTTCAAACTGTCGCTTCGCCGGAATAAGTACGCTGCATTTCCCGAGGAACCAACCTCGCCAATCGTGCTGCAGGAACATGGCTCGAAAGTGAAATTCCGAAACATCTGGCTGGTCGAACAACCGTCTCAACCAGCGATTGCGAAGTAG
- a CDS encoding DUF1559 domain-containing protein, which produces MQKTHRARPGFTLVELLVVIAIIGVLVGLLLPAVQAAREAARRMSCSNNFKQIGLAIHNYHSAFNQVPQSGTGTKQEISMTDGTNQSNRLFLSWLVPVLPYIEQQGLWEQISNPSTLVTAGQALPGSVNGAWPAMGPCPWQTTYVPWVTQIPAYRCPSDSGQANGPGQLARTNYACSVGDAVDRGNNGGVNDFGFFGNLNNRDEDWAVTRARAAQRGFFWNRNKVQFRDVLDGLSNTVAAGEVVTSGGKREVSADFVRNITSMLGPNETILIPARCATGAHIDPSRPQFYDPTANVSDNLSQAKHARWADSRPYYTAFHTILAPNSANCVHDGGDGNHSGVISSAGSRHAGGAHVLMGDGAVKFITESIDTGNLEQNTVCRDLPGLRPGSPSPYGVWGSLGTRDSKEVISEEF; this is translated from the coding sequence ATGCAAAAAACTCATCGTGCGCGACCAGGTTTCACTCTGGTGGAGCTGTTGGTCGTGATCGCGATCATTGGCGTTCTCGTCGGCCTGTTGTTGCCAGCCGTTCAAGCCGCCCGTGAGGCAGCACGACGAATGTCGTGCAGCAATAATTTCAAACAGATCGGACTTGCGATTCACAACTACCACAGCGCGTTCAATCAAGTGCCACAGTCCGGCACCGGAACGAAGCAAGAAATCAGCATGACCGACGGCACCAACCAAAGTAACCGGCTGTTCCTCAGCTGGCTGGTTCCGGTTTTGCCTTACATCGAGCAGCAAGGTTTGTGGGAACAGATTTCAAACCCCAGCACATTGGTGACTGCGGGGCAAGCGTTGCCCGGTAGCGTCAACGGAGCATGGCCTGCGATGGGACCTTGTCCTTGGCAGACAACTTATGTGCCTTGGGTCACTCAAATCCCTGCCTACCGTTGCCCAAGCGATAGTGGCCAGGCGAACGGTCCCGGACAGTTGGCGCGTACGAATTACGCTTGCTCTGTCGGCGACGCGGTTGACCGAGGCAACAACGGTGGCGTCAATGACTTTGGATTCTTTGGCAACCTGAACAATCGCGACGAAGACTGGGCCGTGACGCGTGCACGTGCTGCACAGCGTGGCTTTTTCTGGAACCGCAACAAGGTCCAGTTTCGCGATGTTCTCGATGGACTTTCCAACACCGTCGCGGCGGGTGAAGTCGTCACGTCAGGTGGCAAACGCGAGGTCAGTGCGGACTTCGTTCGCAACATCACTTCGATGCTGGGACCAAACGAAACGATTTTGATTCCCGCGCGTTGTGCAACAGGTGCCCACATCGATCCGTCGCGTCCGCAGTTTTATGATCCGACCGCGAACGTGAGCGATAACTTGTCACAAGCCAAGCATGCACGTTGGGCTGACTCGCGTCCTTACTACACCGCGTTCCACACAATCTTAGCACCGAACAGTGCCAACTGCGTGCACGATGGTGGTGACGGGAACCACTCCGGTGTGATCTCATCAGCAGGTAGTCGCCACGCGGGCGGTGCTCACGTGTTGATGGGTGACGGTGCGGTGAAGTTTATCACTGAGAGCATCGATACCGGCAACTTGGAACAGAACACTGTTTGTCGTGACTTGCCAGGGCTGCGTCCCGGCTCACCCAGCCCATACGGGGTTTGGGGATCTCTCGGTACTCGTGATTCGAAAGAAGTGATCAGTGAAGAGTTCTGA
- the arsB gene encoding ACR3 family arsenite efflux transporter has translation MSEQQVCPTDEKGIGFFERYLTVWVGLCILAGIALGKVAPGIAKSLDGMAIYVNEAPVISIPIAICLFFMMYPIMVKIDFGEVVKAGKSIRPVGLTLFINWAIKPFTMYAIASFFLGTLFLGFIGPDAVDHVKAPLGSNLEVGATYGSGEVVLVDGVKMLQVPLWRSYLAGCILLGIAPCTAMVLVWGFLAKGNDGHTLVMVAINSLTMLVLYGVLGGLLLGVGQLPVPWQALLLSIGVYVALPLIAGYLSRKWLIAAKGEVWFRDQFLHYLTPITITALLATLVLLFSFKGETIVENPLTILWIAIPLTIQTLVIFALGYVISKVMGFTYESAAPTAMIGASNHFEVAIATSTMLYGLSSGAALATVVGVLIEVPLMLALVKFCLKTRGWFVSEATNADHKTLPVHTG, from the coding sequence GTGAGTGAACAGCAAGTCTGCCCCACAGATGAAAAGGGCATTGGTTTCTTTGAGCGATATCTCACTGTCTGGGTGGGGCTTTGCATCCTCGCCGGGATTGCTTTGGGCAAGGTTGCTCCTGGGATTGCCAAGTCGCTCGACGGGATGGCGATCTATGTGAACGAGGCGCCGGTGATATCGATTCCAATCGCCATATGTTTGTTCTTCATGATGTACCCGATCATGGTCAAGATCGACTTTGGCGAAGTGGTCAAAGCCGGTAAGTCGATTCGCCCGGTCGGTTTGACGTTGTTCATCAACTGGGCGATCAAGCCGTTCACGATGTATGCGATCGCGAGTTTCTTTCTGGGCACATTGTTTCTTGGCTTCATTGGTCCGGACGCGGTCGATCATGTGAAAGCTCCTTTGGGAAGCAATCTCGAAGTGGGGGCAACCTATGGATCCGGGGAAGTGGTGCTGGTCGATGGCGTGAAGATGCTGCAGGTTCCACTCTGGCGTAGCTATTTGGCGGGATGCATCTTGCTCGGCATTGCGCCATGCACAGCGATGGTTCTGGTTTGGGGTTTTTTGGCGAAAGGCAATGATGGACATACGCTCGTGATGGTTGCGATCAACTCGCTCACGATGCTCGTTCTTTACGGTGTCTTGGGTGGGCTTCTACTCGGGGTTGGGCAGCTACCGGTTCCATGGCAGGCCTTGCTTCTATCGATCGGTGTTTACGTCGCGTTGCCGTTGATCGCTGGTTATCTGTCACGCAAGTGGTTGATCGCAGCGAAGGGCGAAGTTTGGTTCCGTGATCAGTTCTTGCACTACCTCACACCTATCACGATCACCGCTCTATTAGCAACGCTAGTACTCTTGTTTTCATTCAAGGGGGAAACAATTGTCGAAAACCCGCTCACGATTCTTTGGATCGCGATCCCGTTAACGATTCAAACGTTGGTCATCTTTGCACTCGGATATGTAATTAGCAAAGTGATGGGCTTCACTTACGAATCAGCCGCACCGACGGCGATGATTGGCGCGTCGAATCACTTTGAGGTTGCCATCGCAACGTCGACCATGTTGTACGGATTGTCATCCGGTGCAGCGCTTGCAACGGTCGTGGGTGTGTTGATTGAAGTTCCGTTGATGTTGGCCCTGGTCAAGTTCTGTCTCAAGACACGTGGTTGGTTTGTTTCAGAAGCGACAAACGCTGACCATAAAACACTTCCCGTTCATACCGGATAA
- a CDS encoding IS4-like element ISRba2 family transposase yields the protein MLAGRGEIHLSKPKPLAIPQNERVSLLKLIEPLRQLGRDGCAGSKSDFVLLAHDWCKLAYGSQTKRKKDLLQLTHETDIGYDLTTSLLIEADTGVTLAPMQVHVKTGDAVHSTAEHPPAHDDHHLDQLEPTMDEVAQWELPRRVVHVIDREADSLGRLRSWHAKGHLFLVRCDDRRVRCEGRSVLLSELNDELDSQCEYADAGKALYHGKKVQRQVAEKTVTLYRPHSEVIDGEKKAVTGEPIEVRTVFVRLVDADGWILAEWTLLTNVPADQANASDVGRWYYFRWRIESFFKLLKSHGQELEYWQQESGEAITKRLLMASMACVLVKQLEASESESTIKFRRHLIRLSGRRMKRGVKFTGPALLAGYGIHLTMLDFLIETEMTTDELRQLEKDALSEVRLV from the coding sequence TTGCTCGCTGGACGTGGAGAAATCCACCTCAGCAAGCCAAAACCTCTGGCGATTCCTCAAAACGAACGAGTTTCGCTCCTAAAGCTCATCGAGCCGCTGCGACAGCTCGGTCGAGACGGCTGCGCGGGCAGTAAGTCGGATTTCGTGCTGCTGGCACATGATTGGTGCAAGCTAGCGTACGGTTCGCAGACCAAACGCAAGAAAGATCTGCTGCAGCTCACTCACGAGACGGATATCGGTTACGACCTCACGACCTCGCTGCTGATCGAAGCCGACACGGGCGTCACTTTGGCACCAATGCAGGTCCACGTCAAAACCGGCGATGCCGTCCATAGCACCGCCGAGCATCCGCCAGCCCACGATGATCACCACCTCGATCAACTCGAGCCGACAATGGATGAGGTCGCACAGTGGGAGTTGCCTCGGCGTGTCGTTCATGTGATCGATCGCGAAGCCGACTCACTGGGCCGACTGCGAAGCTGGCACGCCAAAGGGCACTTGTTTCTGGTCCGCTGTGATGATCGCCGAGTCCGCTGTGAAGGCCGATCGGTTCTGTTGTCAGAACTCAATGACGAGCTCGACAGTCAGTGCGAATACGCCGATGCTGGCAAAGCTCTCTATCATGGAAAGAAGGTTCAGCGTCAGGTTGCCGAGAAAACCGTCACGCTTTACCGTCCTCATAGCGAGGTGATTGACGGCGAGAAGAAGGCTGTCACTGGCGAGCCTATCGAAGTGCGAACGGTGTTTGTCCGCTTAGTCGACGCGGACGGCTGGATCCTTGCCGAGTGGACTTTGCTTACAAACGTGCCCGCTGATCAAGCGAATGCATCGGACGTGGGCCGTTGGTACTACTTTCGTTGGCGGATTGAAAGCTTTTTCAAACTGCTCAAGAGTCACGGCCAGGAGCTGGAATACTGGCAGCAGGAATCTGGTGAGGCGATTACCAAGCGTTTGCTGATGGCGTCGATGGCATGCGTGCTAGTGAAACAACTCGAAGCGAGCGAGAGTGAATCAACAATCAAATTCCGCCGCCATTTAATACGTCTCAGCGGACGCCGGATGAAACGGGGCGTCAAGTTCACCGGTCCGGCGTTGCTTGCTGGCTATGGAATCCACTTGACGATGCTCGACTTCCTGATCGAAACGGAAATGACCACCGACGAACTGAGGCAACTCGAAAAAGACGCGCTCAGTGAGGTTCGGCTTGTGTAG
- a CDS encoding cation:proton antiporter, with protein sequence MSMEPVTAWALLSGLIFLLAALGRGPMRRWPVSMPAIYLLIGAAIGPWGLRLLDFQLIKHVKVVESVTEVAVLISLLTAGLQLKPRWHHYLRAPIPLASVTMVVTIAGVAMVGTMLLDLPLGAAILLGAVLAPTDPVLASDVQVKHHDDTDRLRYALTGEAGLNDGAAFPFIMLGLGLLGHHQLGEYGWRWITVDLLWATTAGLGIGWLSGYSVSRVAVWIKRQTNSPAACEEALTLGLIGLSYGAALLLHAYGFLAVFAAGVAMRRYAERQSDDEQPDKLMHTVTEVNDQFGHIVEVAVVVLVGALATSYWTMASDWWIAMLVFFLFRPIGVLLALAVKDIRFSQKILISLFGIRGIGSLYYLSYAISHGLEDPIANRLAGIVLTTITLSIVIHSNVASLMMRRYAEEKDDKTSAATN encoded by the coding sequence ATGAGCATGGAACCGGTGACCGCCTGGGCTCTCTTATCCGGTCTGATCTTTCTGCTCGCGGCGTTGGGACGTGGGCCAATGAGACGTTGGCCGGTATCCATGCCCGCGATCTATCTGCTGATCGGTGCCGCGATCGGACCGTGGGGACTGAGGTTGCTCGATTTCCAGTTGATCAAACATGTCAAAGTGGTGGAATCAGTGACAGAAGTCGCCGTCCTGATCAGCTTGCTGACTGCCGGATTGCAACTCAAGCCACGATGGCATCACTACCTAAGAGCCCCCATTCCACTGGCGTCTGTGACGATGGTCGTCACGATCGCCGGAGTTGCCATGGTCGGAACGATGCTCTTGGACTTGCCCTTGGGAGCCGCGATTTTGCTGGGAGCGGTTCTTGCACCGACGGATCCGGTGCTGGCCAGTGACGTGCAAGTCAAACATCACGATGACACTGATCGATTGCGATACGCACTCACCGGTGAAGCCGGCCTGAACGATGGTGCCGCTTTTCCGTTCATCATGCTTGGACTGGGATTGCTCGGTCATCACCAGCTCGGCGAATATGGCTGGCGGTGGATCACTGTTGATCTTTTGTGGGCAACCACGGCAGGACTCGGTATCGGTTGGTTGAGCGGCTACTCGGTCAGCCGTGTGGCGGTGTGGATCAAACGTCAAACCAACTCGCCCGCCGCCTGTGAAGAGGCTTTGACCTTGGGGCTGATCGGACTGAGTTATGGTGCGGCACTCCTGCTTCACGCCTATGGGTTTCTGGCTGTCTTTGCCGCGGGTGTCGCGATGCGGCGGTACGCGGAAAGACAATCCGACGACGAGCAGCCCGACAAACTGATGCACACGGTGACGGAAGTGAACGACCAATTCGGTCACATCGTCGAAGTCGCCGTTGTCGTGCTGGTGGGCGCTCTCGCGACCTCCTACTGGACAATGGCGAGCGATTGGTGGATCGCCATGCTCGTGTTCTTCCTGTTCCGACCAATCGGTGTGCTGCTCGCATTGGCGGTGAAGGACATTCGCTTCTCACAAAAGATCTTGATCTCTCTTTTCGGCATTCGCGGAATCGGCTCGCTCTACTACCTCAGCTACGCGATCAGCCACGGACTGGAAGATCCCATCGCCAATCGACTCGCTGGAATCGTTCTCACCACAATCACGCTTTCCATCGTGATCCACAGCAATGTTGCCTCGCTGATGATGCGAAGGTATGCGGAAGAAAAGGATGACAAGACCTCTGCCGCTACCAACTGA
- a CDS encoding ISAs1-like element ISRba7 family transposase, with translation METAMLSQIDVFHDCFDQVEDPRVPGRTTHPLNSILFLVVAATIADADGPEEIECFGNERLDWLSRFADFPHGIPSHDTIGRVLSLIKPEQFQQALLDWHTQLCQQYRDAEDKLDRDEEQSLPIHVAIDGKTARGSYTNAEKSNAIHFVSAWASKHGVTLGQTEVDSKTNEITAIDELLDFIDVRGTIITLDAIGAQKSIAEKIHRNGGDYIFAIKDNHPKLANAIREHFELVHEEGLKANGVKSKKTVGKKSGRQEERFYAVCPIPPEMKAMTDLWAGATSIGQAITQTERNGECHVEVRYFLLSRPARVGEFAISVRSHWSVESMHWVLDVVFHDDASRIRTKNATANFTFIRRYVTTLLKQDTTKRSLKQKRKKAGWNTDFLEKLMFSA, from the coding sequence ATGGAGACGGCAATGCTTTCGCAAATCGATGTGTTTCACGACTGCTTTGATCAGGTCGAAGACCCTCGCGTTCCCGGACGAACCACGCATCCGTTGAACTCCATTTTGTTCCTAGTGGTTGCTGCGACGATCGCCGATGCCGACGGTCCCGAAGAGATCGAGTGTTTTGGAAATGAACGACTCGATTGGCTCAGTCGCTTTGCAGATTTCCCTCACGGCATCCCCTCGCACGACACCATCGGTCGAGTCCTGTCACTGATCAAACCAGAGCAGTTTCAGCAAGCTTTGCTAGACTGGCACACACAACTTTGTCAGCAATATCGCGACGCCGAAGACAAGCTTGATCGTGATGAAGAGCAGTCTCTGCCCATTCATGTTGCGATTGATGGCAAGACCGCACGCGGCTCTTACACCAACGCTGAGAAATCAAACGCAATTCACTTTGTATCCGCTTGGGCTTCCAAACATGGAGTCACTCTTGGGCAAACCGAAGTGGATTCAAAAACCAACGAAATCACAGCAATTGATGAGCTTTTAGACTTCATTGATGTCCGTGGCACCATTATCACGCTCGATGCAATCGGAGCCCAGAAGTCGATTGCTGAGAAGATTCATCGTAATGGCGGCGACTACATTTTCGCGATCAAAGACAACCATCCCAAGTTGGCCAATGCCATCCGTGAACACTTCGAGTTGGTTCACGAAGAAGGGCTGAAAGCCAATGGAGTGAAGTCGAAGAAGACGGTGGGAAAAAAGAGTGGCCGACAGGAAGAACGATTCTACGCTGTTTGCCCGATACCACCTGAGATGAAAGCCATGACAGATCTCTGGGCAGGTGCGACGAGCATCGGCCAAGCCATCACGCAAACGGAGCGAAATGGAGAGTGCCATGTCGAGGTTCGTTATTTCCTGCTCAGTCGACCTGCCCGGGTAGGAGAGTTCGCAATCAGTGTCCGGAGTCACTGGAGCGTGGAGTCCATGCACTGGGTGTTGGATGTCGTGTTCCACGACGATGCCAGCCGCATTCGGACCAAGAACGCGACGGCGAATTTCACGTTCATCCGTCGTTATGTGACGACGCTTCTCAAGCAGGACACTACCAAGCGAAGTCTCAAGCAGAAGCGAAAAAAAGCGGGCTGGAATACCGACTTCCTCGAGAAACTCATGTTCTCAGCATGA